The Bacteroidota bacterium genome contains the following window.
ACAAGAGTCCTATTATTTTTACTTTTTTCATATTGGTTATTTTAAGTTGGGGTTTCATTTTACTTTATTTAATTGTTAAAAAAATGATGTGATTTAATGATTATTCTATAATAAAATTTTATAGATAGTTTACTTTGTTATTCTAAACATCTTCATCTTATGCATTTTTGCACTTAATTAGTTGTTTTTATCCATTTATATCAATTAACTTGAATTTTGATGTTGCTAATCTTTCGTATACTTACAACATGGAGCTAACTTTTCATAGGAAGCAATGGGGGCTGTTTCTAATTCCGTATCATAACCAGAAGCTGCAATTGCTTTATGTATTTCGATTAAGTCAACTTTGTCCTTATTAAAAGAAACATGAATTACTTTTTTCTTTACATCCCACACTGCTGAATTAACTCCTTTTAAAGCAAGTGCTGCTTTTTCAATTGTTTTTTTACACATTTCACAATTGCCTGAAACTTTAAACATTTCATGTTCCAAATTGGCCTTTGGTTCATCCTGTACATTCGGACTCTCCTTTCCTTCATCTTTGGTCATTTGCCCATGGTCATGGCCAGTTGAGCTGGCTCCACCTGCTGGATTCATCATGCTGGGTTTTCCAGCCAATTGTGCAGCAGCATCAATCTTAAACACACCATTTACGGCTATTTCTTCTCCTGCAAAAAGACCTTTTTTGACAACATAAAAGTTACCAGCTTCAGCCCCTAATGTAATTTCTCGGTAAATAAAAAAATTTGATTTACGGTTTGGTACTTTTACATATACCACAGCTCTTTTTCCAGTCCATAACATGGCTGTTTTGGGTATTAGTATTTCATTTGAATTATTGGCCAATTTTGATTCCAAAATACCATTGGCAAACATTTCAGGTTTAAATATCAACTTCGGGTTAGCTATCTCTAAACGTACTTGTGCTGTTCTACTTTGAGCATCAATAAAAGGATCAATGTATGTTACTTCACTGGCATATTCATTTCCGGGTAGAGATTGCAAATTGAAATCAATTTTATCGCCCAATTGAATCCAGGCCAAATCACTTTCATATGCATCAAACATGATCCAAACTTTTGACAAATCAGTTACTTCAAATAAGGCAGAACCTTCCTTGACATAATCTCCCATAGCAACATGTCGTAAAGTAACAGTTCCGCTAATCGGAGAAAGAATTTCAAAATACAATATAGGCTCACTGGCATCTTCAATACTGGCAATTTGCTTGTCAGTCAAATCCCATAATTTAAGTTTACTTTTTATTGCTTTATAAAAACCAGGATTTGATTCTTTATATTGATAAGCTTCGATGAGCTCTTTTTGGGCATTAACTAAATCAGGCGAATAAATAGTTGCCAGTTTTTGACCCTTTTTTACTTGCTGACCCGTATAATTAATGAATAATTTTTCAATTCGCCCCCCTATTCGAGCTGTTAACTGAGCAA
Protein-coding sequences here:
- a CDS encoding efflux RND transporter periplasmic adaptor subunit, encoding MRKILNKRDLILIGITLFSGLFLGWIFFHNSGSSKAVSHEHAEEAEAGIWTCSMHPQIKQDKPGLCPICAMDLVLLESESSDDENISPDEIQMSEASIKLAEIQTTIVQAGIPENKVYLLGKVKADERNIAQLTARIGGRIEKLFINYTGQQVKKGQKLATIYSPDLVNAQKELIEAYQYKESNPGFYKAIKSKLKLWDLTDKQIASIEDASEPILYFEILSPISGTVTLRHVAMGDYVKEGSALFEVTDLSKVWIMFDAYESDLAWIQLGDKIDFNLQSLPGNEYASEVTYIDPFIDAQSRTAQVRLEIANPKLIFKPEMFANGILESKLANNSNEILIPKTAMLWTGKRAVVYVKVPNRKSNFFIYREITLGAEAGNFYVVKKGLFAGEEIAVNGVFKIDAAAQLAGKPSMMNPAGGASSTGHDHGQMTKDEGKESPNVQDEPKANLEHEMFKVSGNCEMCKKTIEKAALALKGVNSAVWDVKKKVIHVSFNKDKVDLIEIHKAIAASGYDTELETAPIASYEKLAPCCKYTKD